The Phocoena phocoena chromosome 4, mPhoPho1.1, whole genome shotgun sequence genome contains a region encoding:
- the RWDD2B gene encoding RWD domain-containing protein 2B, protein MIEIEQAEAQLSELDLLASMFPGVNELIVNDQLALAELKDCIEKRTMEGRSSKVYFTITMNLDISEEAVVMFSLACVLPFKYPAVLPEITVRSVLLSRSRQAQLNTDLTTYLQKNCLGDVCILNATEWVREHASDYVSKDNTPSPVPGSTVQPVDLILTRLWIYSHHIYNKCKRKNILEWAKELSLSGFSMPGKPGVVCVEGPQSACEEFWSRLRKLNWKRILIRHREDIAFDGTNEEMERQRKFSVFEEKVFSVNGARGNHMDFGQLYQFLNAKGCGDVFQMLFGVEGQGAEE, encoded by the exons ATGATTGAGATTGAACAGGCAGAGGCCCAGCTCTCTGAGTTAGACCTGCTAGCCAGTATGTTCCCCGGTGTGAATGAGCTCATAGTGAATGACCAGCTGGCTTTAGCAGAACTAAAAGATTGTATTGAAAAGAGGACAATGGAAGGACGATCTTCAAAAGTTTACTTTACTATCACTATGAACCTGGACATATCTGAGGAAGCAGTG gtGATGTTTTCTCTGGCCTGTGTTCTTCCCTTTAAATACCCTGCAGTTCTGCCTGAAATTACTGTCAG ATCAGTATTATTAAGTAGATCCCGGCAGGCTCAGCTGAATACAGATCTGACCACATACCTACAAAAGAATTGTCTTGGAGATGTCTGTATATTGAATGCCACAGAGTGGGTTAGAGAACACGCTTCTGACTATGTCAGCAAAGACAACACACCTTCCCCTGTTCCAGGAAGTACAGTCCAGCCAGTTGACCTCATTCTCACAAGACTCTGGATCTACAGCCATCACatctacaacaaatgcaaaagaaagaacattctagaGTGGGCGAAAGAGCTTTCCCTATCTGGGTTTAGCATGCCTGGGAAACCTGGTGTTGTTTGTGTGGAAGGCCCACAAAGTGCCTGTGAAGAATTCTGGTCAAG ACTCAGAAAATTAAACTGGAAGAGAATTTTAATTCGCCATCGAGAAGACATTGCTTTTGAtggtacaaatgaggaaatggaaagacaaagaaaattttcagtttttgaagAAAAAGTATTCAGTGTTAATGGAGCCAGAGGAAACCACATGGACTTTGGTCAACTGTATCAGTTTTTAAATGCCAAAGGATGTGGGGATGTTTTCCAGATGCTCTTTGGTGTGGAAGGACAAGGAGCAGAAGAGTAG